From the genome of Halorussus caseinilyticus, one region includes:
- a CDS encoding sodium-dependent transporter codes for MAQRETWTSRIGFIFAAVGSAVGLGNIWSFPFQTAANGGAAFLVVYLLAVFLIGFPTMMVEFVIGRRGEQNPVAAFGKLGYGNWSFAGGLGVLSTLVTLSFYSVVGGWVLSYIVGSATGAYFGDAGAYFGSVASGPTAIAAHGIFMLVTIGIVASGVTDGIERATKFMIPAILVLLVALGAWATTLDGASAGYSYYLSPDFSVIANNFGSIVPPAMGQAFFTLSLGFSVMIAYSSYLGRDDSLPADGGAIVVVNTMVALLAGFVVFPLLFATGGAEGAGGGAGTAFIAIAGAFGQLPAGGAIGFVFFAVLLFAALSSSISLLEVPVSYVTENYGYSRSTTAVAMGLGIALIGVPATFGTSWLGFYNDVVFKLLLPISVFLLAVFVGWVADTEAVDELGRGSTIGESFTTAWLWWVRVVVPLAVVVTLYLGIDALYTGLTNGAYF; via the coding sequence ATGGCACAACGAGAGACGTGGACGAGTCGGATAGGATTTATTTTCGCCGCCGTGGGGAGCGCGGTGGGTCTGGGGAACATCTGGTCGTTCCCCTTCCAGACCGCCGCGAACGGCGGTGCGGCGTTCCTCGTGGTCTACCTGCTGGCCGTCTTCCTCATCGGCTTCCCGACGATGATGGTCGAGTTCGTCATCGGTCGGCGCGGCGAGCAGAACCCCGTGGCCGCCTTCGGAAAACTCGGCTACGGCAACTGGTCGTTCGCTGGCGGACTCGGCGTCCTCTCGACGCTGGTCACGCTGTCGTTCTACAGCGTCGTCGGCGGTTGGGTTCTCAGCTACATCGTCGGTAGCGCCACGGGCGCGTACTTCGGTGACGCCGGAGCGTACTTCGGTTCCGTGGCGTCCGGTCCCACCGCCATCGCCGCACACGGCATCTTCATGCTGGTCACTATCGGCATCGTCGCGTCCGGCGTCACCGACGGCATCGAGCGCGCGACGAAGTTCATGATTCCCGCGATTCTCGTCCTCCTCGTCGCACTCGGGGCGTGGGCCACCACGCTCGACGGTGCCTCCGCGGGGTATAGCTACTACCTCTCGCCGGACTTCAGCGTCATCGCCAACAACTTCGGGTCCATCGTCCCGCCCGCGATGGGACAGGCGTTCTTCACGCTCTCGCTCGGGTTCAGCGTGATGATTGCCTACTCGTCGTACCTCGGGCGCGACGACAGCCTTCCGGCCGACGGCGGCGCTATCGTCGTCGTCAACACGATGGTCGCGCTTCTGGCCGGGTTCGTCGTCTTCCCGCTCCTGTTCGCAACGGGCGGAGCGGAGGGTGCGGGCGGCGGTGCCGGAACCGCGTTCATCGCTATCGCCGGGGCGTTCGGTCAACTCCCCGCGGGCGGCGCCATCGGCTTCGTCTTCTTCGCCGTCCTGCTGTTCGCCGCCCTCTCCAGCTCCATCAGTCTGCTGGAGGTGCCGGTGTCCTACGTCACCGAGAACTACGGGTACAGTCGTTCCACGACTGCGGTGGCGATGGGTCTCGGTATCGCCCTCATCGGCGTGCCCGCGACGTTCGGCACCTCGTGGCTCGGCTTCTACAACGACGTGGTGTTCAAGCTTCTACTCCCCATCTCGGTGTTCCTGCTCGCCGTCTTCGTGGGCTGGGTCGCCGACACCGAAGCGGTTGACGAACTCGGCCGTGGGTCGACCATTGGCGAGTCGTTCACCACGGCGTGGCTCTGGTGGGTTCGGGTCGTCGTTCCCCTCGCCGTCGTCGTGACCCTCTACCTCGGTATCGACGCGCTCTACACGGGTCTCACCAACGGAGCGTACTTCTAA
- a CDS encoding sodium-dependent transporter, whose protein sequence is MTRESWRTRLGFILAAVGSAVGLGNVWRFPWMTAENGGSAFLVVYLGIILLVGVPGLLAEFVIGRRSQRNPAGALFRLSSGSKSWGAVGLFGVVTAIVLLSFYSVVGGWILRYFLASFTGAYFGSPGDYFGVIDFGAQAAGFHVAFLALTALVVVGGVRDGIEKATKVMMPAIVVLLVALAAWAVTRSGADAGLSFYLDFDAAYLRANFFDVLGAAAGQALFTLSLGVGTMITYASYLGDDHNLAFDGSVIAVLNTGIGVLAGLVVFPLLFATVGELTGPAAGGGPGALFVSLAGAFTQVPFGQVLAIAFFGVIVLAALSSSISMLEIPVAYLVDEYGMERRTATGALAGLVLVTGSANALTPALFDFVASTLVDLMLTAGLAGFLVFVGWVLGKDAVAEFSSGAGPRVRSLGPAWLWSIRTILPLFLLGTLVVNLLAVAGVSLPG, encoded by the coding sequence ATGACACGCGAATCGTGGCGCACGCGACTCGGCTTCATCCTCGCCGCAGTCGGGAGCGCCGTCGGCTTAGGCAACGTCTGGCGCTTCCCGTGGATGACCGCGGAGAACGGCGGGAGCGCGTTTCTGGTCGTCTACCTCGGAATCATCCTGCTGGTCGGGGTCCCCGGCCTGCTCGCTGAGTTCGTCATCGGGCGGCGCTCTCAGCGCAACCCGGCGGGCGCGCTCTTCCGACTCTCCTCCGGGTCGAAGTCGTGGGGCGCGGTGGGTCTGTTCGGCGTCGTGACCGCAATCGTCCTGCTGTCGTTCTACAGCGTCGTCGGCGGGTGGATTCTCCGGTACTTCCTCGCCAGTTTCACCGGCGCGTACTTCGGGTCGCCCGGCGACTACTTCGGGGTCATCGACTTCGGCGCGCAGGCCGCCGGGTTCCACGTCGCCTTCCTCGCGCTGACGGCACTGGTCGTCGTCGGGGGCGTCCGGGACGGCATCGAGAAGGCGACGAAGGTGATGATGCCCGCAATCGTGGTCCTGCTGGTCGCGCTCGCGGCGTGGGCGGTCACGCGCTCGGGCGCGGACGCGGGCCTGTCGTTCTACCTCGACTTCGACGCCGCCTACCTCCGGGCCAACTTCTTCGACGTGCTCGGCGCGGCGGCGGGACAGGCGCTGTTCACCCTCTCGCTCGGCGTCGGCACGATGATTACCTACGCCTCGTATCTGGGCGACGACCACAACCTCGCGTTCGACGGGAGCGTCATCGCGGTGTTGAACACCGGCATCGGCGTCCTCGCGGGCTTGGTCGTCTTCCCGCTTCTGTTTGCGACGGTGGGCGAACTGACCGGTCCGGCCGCGGGCGGCGGTCCGGGCGCGCTGTTCGTCAGCCTCGCAGGTGCGTTCACGCAGGTTCCCTTCGGTCAGGTCCTCGCAATCGCGTTCTTCGGCGTCATCGTCCTCGCGGCGCTGTCGTCGTCCATCAGCATGCTCGAAATCCCGGTCGCGTATCTCGTGGACGAGTACGGGATGGAGCGACGGACCGCGACCGGCGCGCTGGCGGGTCTCGTCCTCGTCACCGGGTCGGCGAACGCGCTCACCCCGGCGCTGTTCGACTTCGTGGCGAGTACGCTCGTGGACCTGATGCTGACCGCCGGACTCGCGGGCTTTCTGGTGTTCGTCGGGTGGGTCCTCGGCAAGGACGCCGTGGCCGAGTTCTCGTCGGGCGCGGGGCCGCGCGTCCGGTCGCTCGGCCCGGCGTGGCTCTGGTCGATCCGGACGATTCTGCCGCTGTTCCTGCTCGGGACGCTCGTGGTGAATCTGCTGGCGGTGGCGGGCGTCTCGCTTCCGGGGTGA
- a CDS encoding acyl-CoA carboxylase subunit beta, with amino-acid sequence MEDKIEELRELREEALQGGGEDRIESQHEKGKMTARERIDYFLDDGTFNEFDQLRTHRSHNFGMEEKQIKGDGVVTGYGEVNGRKVFVFAHDFTVFGGSLGEVFAEKVCKVMDKAMEVGAPVVGLNDSAGARIQEGVSSLAGYAEIFRRNTEASGVIPQISAIMGPCAGGAVYSPAITDFVFMVQDTSHMFITGPDVIETVTGEEVTFEELGGAKTHESTSGVAHFAEKDEEEALDDIRRLLSYVPQNNVEDPPRVEPWDDPERRDEELTSIVPDQPKKPYDMTRVIDGVVDEDSFFEVQAGYAKNIVVGFARLDGRSVGIVANQPRVNAGTLDIESSEKGARFVRFCDSFNIPILTFVDVPGFMPGTDQEHGGIIRHGAKLLYAYSEATVPLMTVITRKAYGGAYDVMASKHIGADVNYAWPTAEIAVMGPQGAVNILYDDELEEADDPEARRQELIDEYRDEFANPYTVADLGYVDDVIEPQDTRPRLIDDLEMLASKRDEQPDKKHGNIPL; translated from the coding sequence ATGGAAGACAAAATCGAAGAACTCCGCGAGTTGCGCGAGGAAGCCTTGCAGGGCGGCGGCGAGGACCGAATCGAGTCCCAGCACGAGAAGGGAAAGATGACCGCGCGCGAGCGCATCGACTACTTCTTGGACGACGGCACCTTCAACGAGTTCGACCAACTCCGAACCCACCGGAGCCACAACTTCGGGATGGAAGAAAAGCAAATCAAAGGCGACGGCGTGGTGACGGGGTACGGCGAGGTCAACGGCCGGAAGGTGTTCGTCTTCGCCCACGACTTCACCGTCTTCGGCGGGTCGCTCGGCGAGGTGTTCGCCGAGAAGGTGTGTAAGGTGATGGACAAGGCGATGGAAGTCGGCGCGCCCGTCGTCGGCCTGAACGACTCGGCGGGTGCCCGGATTCAGGAGGGCGTCTCGTCGCTCGCCGGGTACGCCGAAATCTTCCGGCGCAACACCGAAGCCTCGGGCGTCATCCCCCAGATTTCGGCCATCATGGGACCCTGCGCGGGCGGTGCGGTCTACTCGCCCGCCATCACGGACTTCGTGTTCATGGTCCAAGACACCAGCCACATGTTCATCACCGGCCCGGACGTTATCGAGACGGTGACGGGCGAGGAAGTCACCTTCGAGGAGTTGGGCGGCGCGAAGACCCACGAATCGACTTCCGGGGTGGCCCACTTCGCCGAGAAAGACGAGGAGGAGGCGTTAGACGACATCCGCCGCCTGCTGTCGTACGTCCCGCAGAACAACGTCGAGGACCCGCCGCGGGTCGAACCGTGGGACGACCCCGAACGACGCGACGAGGAACTCACGTCCATCGTCCCCGACCAACCCAAAAAGCCCTACGACATGACGCGGGTCATCGACGGCGTGGTGGACGAAGACTCGTTCTTCGAGGTCCAAGCGGGCTACGCCAAGAACATCGTCGTCGGGTTCGCGCGACTCGACGGGCGGTCGGTCGGCATCGTCGCCAACCAGCCCCGCGTGAACGCCGGAACGCTGGACATCGAGTCCTCGGAGAAGGGCGCGCGCTTCGTCCGATTCTGCGACTCGTTCAACATCCCGATTCTGACGTTCGTGGACGTGCCCGGATTCATGCCCGGCACCGACCAAGAACACGGCGGCATCATCCGCCACGGGGCGAAACTGCTCTACGCCTACTCGGAGGCCACGGTGCCGCTGATGACCGTCATCACGCGGAAGGCCTACGGCGGAGCCTACGACGTGATGGCGTCGAAACACATCGGCGCGGACGTGAACTACGCGTGGCCCACCGCCGAAATCGCGGTGATGGGACCGCAGGGCGCGGTCAACATCCTCTACGACGACGAACTGGAGGAGGCCGACGACCCCGAGGCCCGCCGACAGGAACTCATCGACGAGTACCGCGACGAGTTCGCCAACCCCTACACCGTCGCGGACCTCGGCTACGTGGACGACGTTATCGAACCCCAAGACACTCGCCCGCGCCTGATAGACGACCTCGAAATGCTCGCAAGCAAGCGCGACGAGCAACCCGACAAGAAACATGGCAACATCCCGCTCTGA
- a CDS encoding acc operon protein — protein MATSRSEETTAESVDEADAGPLDGVDVTIPDDATDEEAAAIAAAIGAHLRAQEAAAAAAAESDEETWQDERWSFAGRLRGLQGRAARVPEGAPTNAWAASGRTDRF, from the coding sequence ATGGCAACATCCCGCTCTGAGGAGACGACGGCCGAGTCCGTAGACGAGGCCGACGCCGGACCGCTCGACGGCGTGGACGTGACCATCCCGGACGACGCTACCGACGAGGAGGCCGCCGCCATCGCCGCCGCAATCGGCGCTCACCTCCGGGCGCAGGAGGCGGCGGCCGCGGCCGCCGCCGAGAGCGACGAAGAGACGTGGCAAGACGAACGCTGGTCGTTCGCGGGTCGCCTGCGTGGGTTGCAGGGCCGCGCGGCGCGCGTACCCGAGGGCGCGCCCACGAACGCGTGGGCCGCCTCCGGGCGGACCGACCGGTTCTGA
- a CDS encoding cytochrome P450, which translates to MVAHSVDFHLDPFGEVRDDLLSLLVAAADTDETGMDPEAVRDQLVTFLFAGHETTATALTYACWLLAGNPDARQRLDAELDAVLDGRDPTFAELPELDYTGQVVKEALRLYPPIYALYRQPKKPVVLGGYRIPADTTLQLATYSVQRDDRWWDTPDEFRPERWGSEARSASDASGERSEPRANDHPEYAYLPFGGGPRHCIGMRFATTEMKLVLATLARRVEFERVTAELNPPRWV; encoded by the coding sequence ATGGTCGCCCACTCGGTCGATTTCCACCTCGACCCGTTCGGGGAAGTCCGCGACGACCTGCTCTCGTTGCTCGTGGCGGCCGCAGACACCGACGAGACCGGGATGGACCCCGAGGCGGTCCGCGACCAACTCGTGACCTTCCTGTTCGCGGGCCACGAGACAACGGCGACCGCGCTGACCTACGCCTGCTGGCTTCTGGCCGGGAACCCCGACGCGCGCCAGCGTCTCGACGCCGAACTCGACGCGGTGCTGGACGGCCGGGACCCCACCTTCGCCGAACTGCCGGAACTCGACTACACCGGGCAGGTCGTGAAGGAGGCGCTTCGCCTCTACCCGCCGATTTACGCGCTCTACCGCCAACCGAAGAAACCGGTCGTTCTCGGGGGCTACCGCATCCCGGCGGACACGACGCTCCAACTGGCCACCTACAGCGTCCAGCGAGACGACCGCTGGTGGGACACTCCCGACGAGTTCCGACCCGAGCGGTGGGGTAGCGAGGCGCGAAGCGCCTCGGACGCGAGCGGAGAGCGAAGCGAACCGCGAGCGAACGACCACCCCGAGTACGCCTACCTCCCGTTCGGCGGCGGTCCGCGCCACTGCATCGGGATGCGCTTCGCCACGACCGAGATGAAACTCGTGCTGGCGACGCTCGCCCGCCGGGTCGAGTTCGAGCGCGTGACGGCGGAACTGAACCCCCCTCGATGGGTCTGA
- a CDS encoding helix-turn-helix domain-containing protein, with the protein MGDHRHLAGSLAGRLTMRQFEGIETARGLGYYDVPREAELSEVAAELDCTESTASALLRKAERAPVDAALVR; encoded by the coding sequence GTGGGCGACCATCGCCACCTCGCGGGGTCGCTGGCCGGGCGACTGACGATGCGCCAGTTCGAGGGCATCGAAACGGCGCGTGGCCTCGGCTACTACGACGTGCCCCGCGAGGCCGAACTGAGCGAGGTGGCGGCCGAACTCGACTGCACCGAGAGTACGGCGTCGGCGCTCCTCCGGAAGGCAGAGCGCGCGCCGGTGGACGCCGCGCTGGTCCGGTAG
- a CDS encoding class I SAM-dependent methyltransferase has product MTDADMDPRQYYDEFGEDEWERLDRDPVTRMEFENTTDYLAGYLPDAESRGDDPVRVLDAGGGAGRYALWLAEQGYDVTLADISGEQVRIAREKADERETGGHGVGERGVCGRVTTGQADLRALPFDSGVFDAVCCLGGPLSHVVDDGERAAAMAELRRVATADSPVFVSVIGRFAMLRDVLKFALDDSHGLLAPVAEDGDYTAERVAEHADGEGWAECHGFRADELEAELEATGFDVERLVGLENVANRMKSELAEADDEAVESVREVVRALREDRTAVDFSEHMLAVCRA; this is encoded by the coding sequence ATGACCGACGCCGACATGGACCCCCGCCAGTACTACGACGAGTTCGGGGAGGACGAGTGGGAGCGACTGGACCGCGACCCCGTGACCCGGATGGAGTTCGAGAACACGACCGACTACCTCGCCGGGTACCTGCCCGACGCGGAGTCACGCGGCGACGACCCGGTGCGCGTCCTCGACGCGGGCGGCGGCGCGGGCCGGTACGCGCTGTGGTTGGCCGAGCAGGGCTACGACGTGACGCTCGCGGACATCAGCGGCGAGCAGGTCCGCATCGCCCGCGAGAAGGCCGACGAGCGCGAAACCGGCGGGCACGGCGTCGGCGAGCGAGGGGTCTGCGGGCGCGTGACGACCGGACAGGCCGACCTGCGGGCGCTACCCTTCGACTCCGGAGTGTTCGACGCGGTGTGCTGTCTCGGCGGCCCCCTCAGCCACGTCGTGGACGACGGCGAACGCGCGGCGGCGATGGCCGAACTCCGGCGGGTCGCTACAGCCGACTCGCCCGTCTTCGTCTCGGTCATCGGCCGGTTCGCCATGCTCCGAGACGTGCTGAAGTTCGCCCTCGACGACTCCCACGGCCTGCTCGCGCCCGTCGCCGAGGACGGCGACTACACCGCCGAGCGAGTCGCCGAACACGCCGACGGCGAGGGGTGGGCCGAGTGCCACGGCTTCCGGGCCGACGAGCTCGAAGCGGAACTGGAAGCGACGGGGTTCGACGTGGAGCGACTGGTCGGACTGGAGAACGTCGCCAACCGGATGAAATCGGAGTTGGCAGAGGCCGACGACGAGGCGGTCGAGTCCGTCCGCGAAGTCGTCCGGGCGCTCCGCGAAGACCGGACCGCGGTGGACTTCTCGGAACATATGCTGGCGGTCTGTCGGGCTTGA
- a CDS encoding acetyl-CoA carboxylase biotin carboxylase subunit, whose product MFDKVLVANRGEIAVRVMRACEELGIETVAVYSEADKDSGHVRYADEAYNVGPARAADSYLDHEAVIDAAKKADADAIHPGYGFLAENAEFAGKVEDTEGVNWIGPASDSMEQLGEKTKARKTMREADVPIVPGTTDPVTDPEEVTEFGDEHGYPVAIKAEGGGGGRGMKVVRSPEEAEDQLESARREGEAYFDNDNVYLERYLENPRHIEVQIIADHHGNVRHLGERDCSLQRRHQKVIEEGPSPALTDELREEIAEAARRGADAAGYYNAGTFEFLVEEDEDREDGELLGPDANFYFLEVNTRIQVEHTVTEELTDIDIVKSQIRVAQDEELGFDQSDVELEGHAMEFRINAENAADDFAPATGGKLTTYDPPGGIGVRLDDALRQGDDLVTDYDSMIAKLIVHGSDREECIARSERALAEYDIEGIPNIVPFHRLMLQDDAFVAGTHTTKYLDHTLDPERIEEAQEKWGTDTESTAGDDEEVVEREFTVEVNGKRFEVDLEERGAAAIPAGNAGSSGGQKPQPAGGDDSDDGGAAADAEGENVTAEMQGTILDVNVSEGDEVASGDVVCVLEAMKMENDVVASRGGTVTQVAVGEGDSVDMGDVLVVID is encoded by the coding sequence ATGTTCGACAAGGTACTCGTCGCTAACCGCGGCGAAATCGCGGTCCGCGTGATGCGGGCCTGCGAGGAGTTGGGTATCGAGACCGTCGCCGTCTACAGCGAGGCCGACAAGGACTCGGGTCACGTCCGGTACGCCGACGAAGCGTACAACGTCGGTCCCGCTCGGGCGGCCGACTCCTACCTCGACCACGAGGCGGTCATCGACGCCGCGAAGAAGGCCGACGCCGACGCCATCCACCCCGGCTACGGCTTCCTCGCGGAGAACGCCGAGTTCGCGGGTAAGGTCGAAGACACCGAAGGCGTGAATTGGATTGGCCCGGCCAGCGACTCGATGGAGCAGTTGGGCGAGAAGACCAAGGCCCGCAAGACGATGCGCGAGGCCGACGTGCCCATCGTCCCCGGGACGACCGACCCCGTGACCGACCCCGAGGAGGTCACGGAGTTCGGCGACGAACACGGCTACCCGGTCGCAATCAAGGCCGAGGGCGGCGGCGGCGGCCGCGGGATGAAGGTCGTCCGGAGTCCCGAGGAAGCCGAGGACCAACTCGAATCCGCCCGACGCGAGGGCGAGGCCTACTTCGACAACGACAACGTCTACCTCGAACGATACCTCGAAAACCCGCGACACATCGAGGTCCAGATTATCGCCGACCACCACGGGAACGTCCGGCACCTCGGCGAACGCGACTGTTCGCTCCAGCGCCGCCACCAGAAAGTCATCGAGGAAGGGCCGTCCCCGGCCCTCACCGACGAACTCCGCGAGGAAATCGCGGAGGCCGCCCGCAGAGGGGCGGACGCCGCTGGCTACTACAACGCGGGCACCTTCGAGTTCCTCGTGGAGGAAGACGAAGACCGCGAGGACGGCGAACTCCTCGGCCCGGACGCGAACTTCTACTTCCTCGAAGTCAACACCCGGATTCAGGTCGAACACACCGTCACCGAGGAGTTGACCGACATCGACATCGTGAAGTCCCAGATTCGGGTCGCCCAAGACGAGGAACTCGGTTTCGACCAGAGCGACGTGGAACTCGAAGGCCACGCGATGGAGTTCCGCATCAACGCCGAGAACGCGGCCGACGACTTCGCGCCCGCGACCGGCGGGAAACTCACGACCTACGACCCGCCGGGCGGCATCGGCGTCCGACTGGACGACGCCCTCCGTCAGGGCGACGACCTCGTGACCGACTACGACTCGATGATTGCGAAACTCATCGTCCACGGGTCGGACCGAGAGGAGTGCATCGCCCGTTCGGAGCGTGCGCTCGCCGAGTACGACATCGAGGGCATCCCGAACATCGTCCCGTTCCACCGCCTGATGTTGCAGGACGACGCGTTCGTCGCGGGCACCCACACCACGAAGTACCTCGACCACACGCTCGACCCCGAGCGCATCGAGGAGGCCCAAGAGAAGTGGGGCACCGACACCGAATCGACCGCGGGCGACGACGAAGAAGTCGTCGAGCGCGAGTTCACCGTCGAGGTCAACGGCAAGCGCTTCGAGGTTGACTTAGAAGAGCGCGGCGCGGCGGCGATTCCGGCCGGGAACGCAGGCAGTAGCGGCGGCCAGAAACCCCAACCCGCGGGCGGCGACGACAGCGACGACGGCGGCGCGGCGGCCGACGCAGAAGGCGAGAACGTCACCGCCGAGATGCAGGGCACCATCCTCGACGTGAACGTCTCGGAGGGCGACGAAGTGGCCTCCGGCGACGTGGTGTGCGTGCTGGAAGCGATGAAGATGGAGAACGACGTGGTGGCCTCCCGCGGCGGCACGGTCACACAGGTCGCGGTCGGCGAGGGCGACAGCGTGGACATGGGCGACGTGCTGGTCGTCATCGACTGA